A single window of Sander lucioperca isolate FBNREF2018 chromosome 22, SLUC_FBN_1.2, whole genome shotgun sequence DNA harbors:
- the lrrc59 gene encoding leucine-rich repeat-containing protein 59 isoform X1 produces MSKNSKVLNLKDKISGNEVDLSLCNLTEVPVRELALFTKATVVDLSCNNITSLPPEFCNLTHLVKVDLSKNQLTCLPEDVGNLVNLQHLDLYNNKLTVLPVSFSQLRSLKWLDLKDNPLEAGLAKAAGDCLDEKQCKQCASKVLEHMNGLQDEVDRAREKRLLREKELERKREVKQREREARDKEARKQEKAEEKEKRRREYNAQMAAVAAREQQKKKSEEKKKKNGQAAADKKVVVELTPKPRRSLIGLMFKLLLLLLLGLAGVAATCRLTDLQKETVCVPVNIFVDDSLSWAKEQEGVVRQLVQNLSSAAKEFLESTQTSKN; encoded by the exons ATGAGTAAAAACAGCAAAGTGTTGAACCTGAAGGATAAAATCAGTGGTAATGAAGTGGACCTGAGTCTGTGTAACCTCACCGAGGTGCCAGTCAGAGAGCTG GCTTTATTCACCAAAGCAACTGTGGTGGACTTGTCTTGCAACAACATTACCTCCCTTCCT CCAGAGTTCTGCAACCTTACCCACCTAGTGAAGGTGGATCTGAGTAAAAACCAGCTGACCTGTCTGCCAGAAGATGTGGGTAACCTGGTCAACCTTCAACATCTGGACCTGTACAACAACAAACTGACTGTCCTGCCTGTCAGCTTCTCTCAGCTCAGG AGTCTGAAGTGGTTGGATCTGAAGGATAACCCGCTGGAGGCTGGCCTGGCCAAGGCAGCAGGAGACTGTCTGGATGAGAAGCAGTGCAAACAGTGTGCCTCCAAG GTTCTGGAGCACATGAATGGTCTTCAGGATGAGGTTGATCGTGCACGAGAGAAACGCCTTTTGAGGGAAAAAG agctggagaggaagagggaggtgAAGCAGAGGGAGCGGGAGGCCAGAGACAAGGAGGCTCGTAAACAGGAGAAGgcggaggagaaggagaagaggaggagagagtacAACGCTCAGATGGCGGCCGTAGCTGCACGGGaacaacagaagaagaagagcgaggaaaagaagaaaaagaacggACAGGCAGCAG CAGATAAAAAGGTTGTTGTGGAATTGACGCCTAAACCTCGACGTTCTCTCATTGGCCTGATGTTCAAGCTCCTCCTCCTGCTACTACTAGGATTGGCCGGCGTCGCTGCCACCTGCCGCCTGACCGACCTGCAGAAGGAAACCGTGTGTGTGCCGGTCAACATCTTCGTGGATGACAGCTTATCCTGGGCCAAGGAGCAGGAGGGCGTGGTCAGACAACTTGTGCAAAATCTGTCTTCTGCAGCAAAGGAGTTTCTTGAATCCACACAAACGTCTAAGAACTAA
- the lrrc59 gene encoding leucine-rich repeat-containing protein 59 isoform X2, which produces MSKNSKVLNLKDKISGNEVDLSLCNLTEVPVRELALFTKATVVDLSCNNITSLPPEFCNLTHLVKVDLSKNQLTCLPEDVGNLVNLQHLDLYNNKLTVLPVSFSQLRSLKWLDLKDNPLEAGLAKAAGDCLDEKQCKQCASKVLEHMNGLQDEVDRAREKRLLREKELERKREVKQREREARDKEARKQEKAEEKEKRRREYNAQMAAVAAREQQKKKSEEKKKKNGQAADKKVVVELTPKPRRSLIGLMFKLLLLLLLGLAGVAATCRLTDLQKETVCVPVNIFVDDSLSWAKEQEGVVRQLVQNLSSAAKEFLESTQTSKN; this is translated from the exons ATGAGTAAAAACAGCAAAGTGTTGAACCTGAAGGATAAAATCAGTGGTAATGAAGTGGACCTGAGTCTGTGTAACCTCACCGAGGTGCCAGTCAGAGAGCTG GCTTTATTCACCAAAGCAACTGTGGTGGACTTGTCTTGCAACAACATTACCTCCCTTCCT CCAGAGTTCTGCAACCTTACCCACCTAGTGAAGGTGGATCTGAGTAAAAACCAGCTGACCTGTCTGCCAGAAGATGTGGGTAACCTGGTCAACCTTCAACATCTGGACCTGTACAACAACAAACTGACTGTCCTGCCTGTCAGCTTCTCTCAGCTCAGG AGTCTGAAGTGGTTGGATCTGAAGGATAACCCGCTGGAGGCTGGCCTGGCCAAGGCAGCAGGAGACTGTCTGGATGAGAAGCAGTGCAAACAGTGTGCCTCCAAG GTTCTGGAGCACATGAATGGTCTTCAGGATGAGGTTGATCGTGCACGAGAGAAACGCCTTTTGAGGGAAAAAG agctggagaggaagagggaggtgAAGCAGAGGGAGCGGGAGGCCAGAGACAAGGAGGCTCGTAAACAGGAGAAGgcggaggagaaggagaagaggaggagagagtacAACGCTCAGATGGCGGCCGTAGCTGCACGGGaacaacagaagaagaagagcgaggaaaagaagaaaaagaacggACAGGCAGCAG ATAAAAAGGTTGTTGTGGAATTGACGCCTAAACCTCGACGTTCTCTCATTGGCCTGATGTTCAAGCTCCTCCTCCTGCTACTACTAGGATTGGCCGGCGTCGCTGCCACCTGCCGCCTGACCGACCTGCAGAAGGAAACCGTGTGTGTGCCGGTCAACATCTTCGTGGATGACAGCTTATCCTGGGCCAAGGAGCAGGAGGGCGTGGTCAGACAACTTGTGCAAAATCTGTCTTCTGCAGCAAAGGAGTTTCTTGAATCCACACAAACGTCTAAGAACTAA